From Mustela nigripes isolate SB6536 chromosome 13, MUSNIG.SB6536, whole genome shotgun sequence, one genomic window encodes:
- the NRL gene encoding neural retina-specific leucine zipper protein — MALPPSPLAMEYVNDFDLMKFEVKREPSEGRSGPPTASLGSTPYSSVPPSPTFSEPGMVGPTEGPRPGLEELYWLATLQQQLGAGEALGLSPEEALELLQGQGPVPMEGTHSYYPGSPEETGAQHAQLAERFSDAALVSMSVRELNRQLRGCGRDEALRLKQRRRTLKNRGYAQACRSKRLQQRRGLEAERARLAAQLDALRAEVARLARERDLYKARCDRLTSSGPGAGDHAHFFL; from the exons ATGGCActgcctcccagccccctggCTATGGAATATGTCAATGACTTTGACTTGATGAAGTTTGAGGTAAAGCGGGAACCCTCTGAGGGGCGATCTGGCCCCCCAACAgcctcactgggctccacaccCTACAGCTCAGTGCCTCCTTCACCCACCTTCAGTGAGCCAGGCATGGTGGGGCCTACGGAGGGCCCGAGGCCAGGCCTGGAGGAGCTGTACTGGCTGGCCACGTTGCAGCagcagctgggagctggggaggcaCTGGGGCTGAGTCCTGAGGAGGCCCTGGAGCTGCTGCAGGGTCAAGGTCCAGTCCCTATGGAGGGGACCCACAGCTACTACCCAGGGAGCCCGGAGGAGACAGGGGCCCAACATGCCCAG CTGGCGGAGCGGTTTTCGGACGCGGCGCTGGTGTCGATGTCTGTGCGGGAGCTCAACCGGCAGCTGCGGGGCTGCGGGCGCGACGAGGCCCTGCGGCTGAAGCAGAGGCGCCGCACGCTGAAGAACCGCGGTTACGCGCAGGCCTGTCGTTCCAAGCGGCTGCAGCAGCGGCGCGGGCTAGAGGCCGAGCGCGCCCGCCTGGCAGCCCAGCTGGACGCGCTGCGGGCCGAGGTGGCCCGCCTGGCCAGGGAGCGTGACCTCTACAAGGCTCGCTGTGACCGGCTGACCTCGAGCGGCCCTGGGGCCGGGGACCACGCCCATTTCTTCCTCTGA